In Halopelagius longus, the following proteins share a genomic window:
- a CDS encoding phosphoadenosine phosphosulfate reductase family protein, translating to MPEGFPDYLDVDYTDGEGESPEDYPTIQDKIEKAIEVTKTGLEEYENPAVMWTGGKDSTLTLYFIKEVAERYDLETPPAVFIDHYQHFDEIHDFVDHWAEKWDLDVIYARNEDVGQYVEENDLEPGDDIPVSELSEHNQHHVRDLLEYEEDTFPFLLDTYVGNHLLKTVALNDTLEEHDVDGVISGVRWDEQEARADETFFSPRHDPDIYPPHDRIQPILQFDEAAVWEAFWNFVVPDTVEGFPEEGYVPESGDDLPNGLTQDDIPVSPKYFAGFRSLGSEVSTDKTTDEPAWLQDMENTTERAGRAQDKEDLMERLRDLGYM from the coding sequence ATGCCGGAAGGCTTCCCCGACTACCTCGACGTCGACTACACAGACGGCGAAGGCGAATCGCCCGAAGACTATCCGACCATCCAGGACAAGATAGAGAAGGCTATCGAAGTCACGAAGACGGGTCTCGAAGAGTACGAGAACCCGGCCGTGATGTGGACCGGCGGCAAGGACTCCACGCTCACGCTCTACTTCATCAAAGAGGTCGCCGAGAGGTACGACCTCGAAACGCCGCCCGCGGTGTTCATCGACCACTACCAGCACTTCGACGAGATTCACGACTTCGTCGACCACTGGGCCGAGAAGTGGGACCTCGACGTCATCTACGCCCGCAACGAGGACGTCGGGCAGTACGTCGAGGAGAACGACCTCGAACCCGGCGACGACATCCCCGTCTCGGAACTCTCCGAGCACAACCAGCACCACGTCCGCGACCTGCTGGAGTACGAGGAGGACACGTTCCCGTTCCTGCTCGACACGTACGTCGGCAACCACCTCCTGAAGACGGTGGCGCTGAACGACACCCTCGAAGAGCACGACGTCGACGGCGTCATCTCCGGCGTCCGCTGGGACGAACAGGAGGCGCGCGCCGACGAGACGTTCTTCTCGCCGCGTCACGACCCGGACATCTACCCGCCCCACGACCGCATTCAACCCATCCTCCAGTTCGACGAGGCGGCCGTCTGGGAGGCCTTCTGGAACTTCGTCGTTCCGGACACCGTCGAAGGGTTCCCCGAGGAGGGCTACGTCCCCGAGTCGGGCGACGACCTGCCGAACGGTCTCACGCAGGACGACATCCCCGTCTCGCCGAAGTACTTCGCGGGCTTCCGCTCTCTCGGCAGCGAAGTCTCGACGGACAAGACCACGGACGAACCGGCGTGGCTGCAGGACATGGAGAACACGACCGAACGCGCGGGTCGCGCCCAGGACAAAGAGGACCTGATGGAGCGTCTGCGCGATCTCGGTTACATGTAG
- a CDS encoding AAA family ATPase, which yields MIVIVCGLPASGKTTLVRGLRRRLSDRGHAVESFHSDDYDRRTYERMYEEVAATLGVASANRTQSGDVAERYERAGADATVDVLLDGTFFERRWRNRFYRLGTTYEVWVRASLSTCLERNRNRADSIPEEGLRAIHARFEPPRADLEIDTEALDAAVALDGLESAVLGWMRRESK from the coding sequence GTGATTGTCATCGTCTGCGGCCTCCCGGCGTCCGGAAAGACGACGCTTGTGAGGGGACTTCGACGCCGCCTCTCGGACCGGGGCCACGCGGTCGAGTCGTTTCACTCCGACGACTACGACCGTCGGACGTACGAGCGCATGTACGAGGAGGTGGCCGCGACGCTCGGCGTCGCGTCCGCAAACCGGACGCAGTCCGGTGACGTCGCAGAGCGATACGAACGCGCCGGGGCGGACGCGACGGTCGACGTACTTTTGGACGGCACCTTCTTCGAGCGACGGTGGCGGAACCGGTTCTACCGACTCGGCACCACCTACGAAGTGTGGGTGCGGGCGTCGCTCTCGACGTGTCTGGAGCGGAACCGCAACCGCGCGGACTCGATTCCCGAGGAGGGACTGCGGGCGATTCACGCGCGGTTCGAACCGCCGAGGGCGGATTTGGAGATAGACACCGAAGCGCTCGACGCGGCGGTGGCGCTCGACGGACTGGAAAGTGCCGTCCTCGGGTGGATGAGACGGGAGAGCAAGTGA
- a CDS encoding DUF7110 family protein: MSGRVYRLHSTLELPLEDVEEYFDNSPDLPPEIENVEVTRRNNTLILKAVAADDNLSKYTPTAQLKASVTENRVYEEEPPRAGGPRWGDEEEEEIPSELVEFACFKGDRETVLQNTALQYPMFLVLREIALIAEKGTLTAITETDGDLDATRIVEGEKRPASIEVVENPSQNSQNGGGVNWRDNKFIS; the protein is encoded by the coding sequence ATGTCAGGCCGCGTATATCGACTCCATTCGACACTTGAACTGCCCTTGGAAGACGTCGAGGAATACTTCGACAACTCCCCAGACCTTCCGCCGGAAATCGAGAACGTCGAAGTCACTCGGCGGAACAACACGCTCATCCTCAAAGCTGTCGCCGCCGACGACAATCTGAGCAAGTACACGCCGACCGCGCAGTTGAAAGCAAGCGTCACCGAGAACCGCGTCTACGAGGAGGAACCGCCGCGCGCCGGCGGTCCGCGGTGGGGCGACGAGGAGGAAGAGGAGATTCCCTCCGAACTCGTCGAGTTCGCCTGCTTCAAGGGCGACCGAGAGACGGTCCTCCAGAACACCGCGTTGCAGTACCCCATGTTCCTCGTCCTGCGCGAAATCGCGCTCATCGCCGAGAAGGGGACGCTCACGGCCATCACGGAGACGGACGGCGACCTCGACGCGACGCGCATCGTCGAGGGCGAAAAGCGCCCCGCCTCCATCGAAGTCGTCGAGAACCCCAGCCAGAACAGCCAGAACGGCGGCGGCGTCAACTGGCGGGACAACAAGTTCATCTCGTAA
- a CDS encoding glutaredoxin family protein, which yields MTFEPGSELSDEDVKARVDDTIENNDVVLFMKGNRLMPQCGYSAKALELISQHVEEFETVDVLPALDEYRVALSSHSDWETIPQTFVDGEFVGGSDILAELDERGELEETLKA from the coding sequence ATGACTTTCGAACCCGGAAGCGAACTGTCCGACGAGGACGTGAAGGCGCGCGTCGACGACACCATCGAGAACAACGACGTGGTGCTGTTCATGAAGGGGAACCGCCTCATGCCGCAGTGCGGCTACTCCGCGAAGGCGCTCGAACTCATCTCCCAACACGTCGAGGAGTTCGAGACGGTGGACGTCCTCCCCGCCTTAGACGAGTACCGGGTGGCGCTCTCCTCGCACAGCGACTGGGAGACGATTCCGCAGACGTTCGTCGACGGGGAGTTCGTGGGCGGGAGCGACATCCTCGCGGAACTCGACGAGCGCGGCGAACTCGAAGAGACGCTGAAAGCGTAA
- the gfcR gene encoding transcriptional regulator GfcR — translation MKNVDDLISSAAELADRGLSKGEIADELNVSRETASWLVERSGVSSPETTPAEEPQAGGPQDIHVDWSAIGRDSRRMTNVARAMADLLASEGDEVDLTIGIEKAGAPLATVVAQELDTDLGSYAPAKHQWEEGDIEDLGGSFSRNFAQIRNRECYVVDDTVTSGTTMRETIDAIRDEGGRPVACVVIVDKQGIDYVDDVPVYSLIDVVGVGHE, via the coding sequence ATGAAGAACGTTGACGACCTAATTTCGAGCGCAGCGGAACTCGCAGACCGGGGCCTCTCGAAGGGCGAAATCGCCGACGAACTCAACGTCTCCCGGGAGACGGCGAGTTGGCTCGTGGAGCGAAGCGGCGTTTCGAGCCCCGAGACGACGCCCGCGGAGGAACCGCAGGCCGGCGGCCCGCAGGACATCCACGTCGATTGGAGCGCCATCGGCCGGGACTCCCGCCGCATGACGAACGTCGCGCGGGCGATGGCGGACCTCCTCGCGTCGGAGGGCGACGAGGTAGACCTCACCATCGGCATCGAGAAGGCGGGCGCGCCCCTCGCTACCGTCGTCGCGCAGGAACTCGACACCGACCTCGGGTCGTACGCGCCCGCGAAGCACCAGTGGGAGGAGGGCGACATCGAGGACCTCGGCGGGTCGTTCTCGCGGAACTTCGCGCAGATTCGCAACCGCGAGTGCTACGTGGTAGACGACACCGTCACCTCGGGGACGACGATGCGCGAGACCATCGACGCCATCCGCGACGAGGGCGGCCGCCCGGTGGCCTGCGTCGTCATCGTGGACAAGCAGGGCATCGACTACGTGGACGACGTTCCGGTGTACTCGCTCATCGACGTGGTCGGCGTCGGACACGAGTAA
- a CDS encoding glucose 1-dehydrogenase, with protein sequence MRAIAVKRGENKPSLVEKPRPSPGPGEALVRTLRVGVDGTDHEVISGGHGGHPEGEDHLVLGHEAVGVVEDPNGTAFERGDIVVPTVRRPPDGDNEYFERGEPDMAPSGEYHERGIVGAHGFMVEYFTSPEEYLVEIPDSLASLGFLVEPLSISEKAVELAYASRSSFTWEPESTIVLGNGSLGLLTVALLREDFDRLYCLGRRERPDPTIEIIEELGATYVNSRKTPVSEVAEVHEPMDFVYEATGYAKHAFESVDALAPNGVAALLGVPGPWEFEVDGGSLHREMVLHNKALVGSVNSHVKHFEAATDTLAELPSWFVDSLVTGIHGLDDFEAAFVDDDTTIKTAVQFSEHEER encoded by the coding sequence ATGAGAGCTATCGCAGTCAAGCGGGGGGAGAACAAGCCGTCGCTCGTAGAGAAACCGCGGCCGTCGCCGGGGCCGGGCGAGGCGCTCGTTCGGACGCTCCGAGTCGGGGTGGACGGGACGGACCACGAAGTCATCTCGGGCGGCCACGGCGGCCACCCGGAGGGGGAGGACCACCTCGTGTTGGGCCACGAAGCCGTCGGCGTCGTCGAGGACCCGAACGGGACGGCGTTCGAACGCGGCGATATCGTCGTTCCGACGGTCCGACGGCCGCCCGACGGCGACAACGAGTACTTCGAGCGAGGCGAACCCGACATGGCCCCGTCCGGCGAGTACCACGAACGCGGCATCGTCGGCGCGCACGGGTTCATGGTCGAGTACTTCACGAGTCCCGAGGAGTACCTCGTCGAAATCCCCGACTCCTTGGCGTCGCTCGGCTTCCTCGTGGAACCGCTCTCCATCTCCGAGAAGGCCGTCGAACTCGCCTACGCCTCCCGGTCGAGTTTCACCTGGGAGCCCGAATCGACCATCGTGCTGGGGAACGGCAGTCTCGGCCTGCTTACGGTCGCGCTCCTCCGCGAAGACTTCGACCGCCTCTACTGTCTCGGGCGGCGCGAACGCCCGGACCCGACCATCGAGATAATCGAGGAACTGGGCGCGACGTACGTCAACTCCCGGAAGACGCCCGTCTCGGAGGTGGCGGAGGTGCACGAACCGATGGACTTCGTCTACGAGGCGACGGGGTACGCGAAACACGCCTTCGAGAGCGTCGACGCCCTCGCGCCGAACGGCGTCGCCGCCCTCCTCGGCGTCCCCGGTCCGTGGGAGTTCGAGGTTGACGGCGGGTCGCTCCACCGGGAGATGGTCCTCCACAACAAGGCGTTGGTCGGCAGCGTCAACTCCCACGTCAAGCACTTCGAGGCGGCGACGGACACGCTGGCGGAACTGCCGTCGTGGTTCGTCGACTCGTTGGTCACCGGGATTCACGGACTCGACGATTTCGAGGCGGCGTTCGTCGACGACGATACCACTATAAAAACCGCCGTCCAATTCAGCGAACATGAAGAACGTTGA
- a CDS encoding alpha/beta fold hydrolase — translation MSQPVAESKLDHVDVVGPPDAPPIVFVHGTVFNRTMWAPQREALSEEYRVIVPDLPGHGGRRDESFTLEAGVETVRQAVEQFSDDPVHLVGLSLGGYVATEFAHRHPESVADLVISGSSANPVGLLGTMSDAAGRVTLRLSEIELVEKAVDRLAAQWVRSRDLPSEQKSEIVDAGFDLRPFGEAGREIAGTDFRSSFADYDGPKLVLNGQWDVLMRSGEKAHAAAGDASIAVVEGAGHACNLERDEKYVHIVRRFIELDR, via the coding sequence ATGAGCCAACCAGTAGCCGAGAGTAAACTCGATCACGTCGACGTGGTCGGCCCGCCGGACGCGCCGCCCATCGTGTTCGTTCACGGAACGGTGTTCAACCGGACGATGTGGGCCCCCCAACGGGAGGCGCTCTCCGAGGAGTACCGCGTCATCGTGCCCGACCTGCCGGGACACGGCGGCCGCAGGGACGAGTCGTTCACGCTGGAGGCGGGCGTCGAGACGGTCAGGCAGGCGGTCGAGCAGTTCAGCGACGACCCCGTCCACCTCGTGGGGCTCTCGCTCGGCGGGTACGTGGCGACGGAGTTCGCGCACCGGCACCCCGAGAGCGTGGCGGACCTCGTAATCTCGGGGAGTAGCGCCAACCCCGTCGGACTGCTCGGAACGATGAGCGACGCGGCGGGTCGCGTGACGCTCCGCCTCTCCGAAATCGAACTGGTCGAGAAGGCGGTGGACCGCCTCGCCGCCCAGTGGGTTCGGAGCCGCGACCTGCCGTCGGAACAGAAGTCCGAAATCGTCGACGCCGGGTTCGACCTCCGGCCGTTCGGGGAGGCGGGGCGCGAAATCGCCGGGACGGACTTCCGCTCGTCGTTCGCCGACTACGACGGGCCGAAACTCGTCCTCAACGGCCAGTGGGACGTGCTGATGCGTAGTGGGGAGAAAGCCCACGCCGCCGCCGGGGACGCGAGCATCGCCGTCGTCGAGGGCGCCGGCCACGCCTGCAACCTCGAACGCGACGAGAAGTACGTGCACATCGTCCGCCGGTTCATCGAACTCGACCGGTAG
- a CDS encoding Na+/H+ antiporter — translation MAVGVEAELLDLIGVLLLGGVVGVVVARIGRFPYTIALLLAGLAASVLGIEFGIELSHDIILLVLLPPLLFEGAATTDLEEFRTNLPVILTLAVPGLILSVTVLGFLGSYAFGFPLLVAMLFAAMILPTDPVSVLALFDEVGAPERLSTLVEGESLINDGVGVVVFSSLLGLVTSGVDSNALFDPATLGDVVLEFLVSSAGGVLVGLAAGYAVYRVMVNLDEHMTEIVLTAILAYGSFLLAEHYLHVSGVIATVVAGLFIGNRGAEYAMSPQTKISIFNTWETAAFIVNTFIFVAIGVQTPVDRLLAHGRLILIAIVLVILARAVAVYPMSALANRFIHTEVSFDYQHVMVWGGLHASIPIALVLGLPQTVQGGAPFPFREELRAMVFGVAAFSLVVQGFSIGWLLDKLDVVTRSHAGELYELLVGRVRAVDAGLEAADELREKRQISPSVYEDFTEEYEREREDLNEAIQELHATHPEIRRKELLTGERQLLQREKSAVMDAVRTGTVSDEVGEQLLEEVNIKLDRVSSGESTVGGREEEAYEEFWRHRAAEFDVHSAELDETKQD, via the coding sequence ATGGCAGTCGGAGTCGAGGCCGAGTTGCTCGACCTCATCGGCGTTCTCCTGTTGGGCGGCGTCGTCGGCGTCGTCGTCGCACGAATCGGCCGCTTTCCCTACACCATCGCGCTCCTACTCGCGGGGTTGGCGGCGTCGGTTCTCGGTATCGAGTTCGGCATCGAACTCTCTCACGACATCATCCTCTTGGTCCTGCTTCCGCCGTTGCTGTTCGAGGGCGCGGCGACGACGGACTTAGAGGAGTTCCGGACGAACCTGCCGGTCATCCTCACCTTGGCCGTCCCGGGACTCATCCTCTCGGTGACGGTGTTGGGCTTTCTCGGCAGCTACGCGTTCGGCTTTCCGCTCCTCGTCGCCATGCTGTTCGCGGCGATGATTCTCCCCACCGACCCCGTCTCCGTGCTGGCGCTGTTCGACGAGGTGGGCGCGCCGGAGCGACTCTCGACGCTCGTGGAGGGCGAGAGCCTCATCAACGACGGCGTGGGCGTCGTCGTCTTCTCGTCGCTTCTCGGACTCGTCACCTCCGGCGTCGACTCGAACGCGCTGTTCGACCCCGCGACGCTGGGGGACGTCGTCTTGGAGTTCCTCGTCTCCAGCGCCGGAGGCGTCCTCGTCGGACTCGCGGCGGGGTACGCCGTCTACCGCGTGATGGTCAACTTAGACGAGCACATGACCGAAATCGTCCTGACCGCCATCCTCGCGTACGGGAGCTTCCTGCTCGCGGAACACTACCTCCACGTCAGCGGCGTCATCGCCACCGTCGTCGCGGGGTTGTTCATCGGGAACCGCGGCGCGGAGTACGCGATGAGCCCACAGACGAAGATTTCCATCTTCAACACGTGGGAGACGGCCGCGTTCATCGTCAACACGTTCATCTTCGTCGCCATCGGCGTCCAGACGCCCGTGGACCGGCTGCTCGCGCACGGCCGCCTCATCCTCATCGCCATCGTCCTCGTCATCCTCGCGCGGGCCGTCGCCGTCTACCCGATGTCGGCGCTGGCGAACCGGTTCATCCACACGGAGGTGTCGTTCGACTACCAGCACGTGATGGTGTGGGGCGGCCTCCACGCCTCGATACCCATCGCGCTCGTCCTCGGGTTGCCGCAGACGGTGCAGGGCGGCGCACCGTTCCCGTTCCGCGAGGAACTGCGCGCGATGGTGTTCGGCGTCGCCGCGTTCAGCCTCGTCGTGCAGGGCTTCTCCATCGGGTGGTTGCTCGACAAACTCGACGTGGTGACCCGCTCGCACGCCGGCGAACTGTACGAACTGCTCGTCGGACGCGTCCGGGCCGTGGACGCGGGCCTCGAAGCGGCCGACGAACTCCGCGAAAAGCGACAGATTTCGCCGTCCGTTTACGAGGATTTCACGGAAGAGTACGAACGCGAACGGGAGGACCTCAACGAGGCGATACAAGAACTGCACGCGACGCACCCCGAGATACGCCGGAAGGAACTGCTCACGGGCGAACGGCAACTGCTCCAACGGGAGAAGAGCGCCGTCATGGACGCGGTGCGAACCGGAACCGTCTCCGACGAAGTCGGCGAGCAACTGCTGGAGGAGGTGAACATCAAACTCGACCGGGTGTCCTCCGGCGAGAGCACCGTCGGCGGGCGCGAGGAGGAGGCCTACGAGGAGTTCTGGCGGCACCGCGCCGCGGAGTTCGACGTCCACTCCGCCGAACTCGACGAGACGAAGCAGGACTAG
- a CDS encoding aryl-sulfate sulfotransferase has protein sequence MSRISQKRVGQALFVTSVVAVALFFAVTALTTPSVSTETDSEFRTIVGVQGSPDGRVAVIDSSGDVLWEDRNATNYHDVTVLDNGNILTAFLVKEETECGRFESPCPRTGVRIIDPDTREVTWNYTFPVRSHLNSEVHDAEVLPSNEVVVADMEYERVFTVDRNGTITWQWNASSYYEAPADPTETDWLHINDVDHLGDGRFLVSVRNAHQLLIIERGEGVVDVINEDRDPSMLYYQHNPQWLGDGAVLVADSENDRIVELHENQSTGEWEAAWSVSSAGGVAFDWPRDADRLPNGNTLVTDSRNNRVVEVNESGGVVWSQRVAGMPYEADRLPVGEQVGAQRYGDNGAVSASTATPAAETSEPSNASIPMFSRAYAALTHVYVTPYWVTPWHLVVATVGLVGALVGAVLWWRG, from the coding sequence GTGTCGCGAATCAGCCAGAAGCGCGTCGGGCAGGCGTTGTTCGTCACGAGCGTCGTCGCAGTCGCCCTCTTCTTCGCGGTCACCGCGTTGACGACCCCGTCGGTGTCCACTGAGACCGACAGCGAGTTCCGGACCATCGTCGGGGTGCAGGGGTCGCCCGACGGCCGCGTCGCCGTCATCGACAGTTCCGGCGACGTCCTTTGGGAGGACCGGAACGCCACGAATTACCACGACGTGACGGTCCTCGACAACGGGAACATACTCACGGCGTTCCTCGTGAAGGAAGAGACGGAGTGTGGGCGGTTCGAGAGCCCGTGTCCGCGGACCGGCGTTCGAATCATCGACCCCGACACCCGGGAGGTGACGTGGAACTACACGTTCCCGGTCCGGTCGCACCTCAACAGCGAAGTCCACGACGCGGAGGTCCTCCCGTCGAACGAAGTCGTCGTCGCCGACATGGAGTACGAACGGGTGTTCACCGTCGACCGCAACGGCACGATAACGTGGCAGTGGAACGCGAGTTCGTACTACGAGGCGCCCGCCGATCCTACAGAGACGGACTGGCTCCACATCAACGACGTCGACCACCTCGGCGACGGTCGATTCCTCGTTAGCGTCCGGAACGCGCACCAACTCCTGATAATCGAACGAGGGGAGGGCGTGGTGGACGTGATAAACGAGGACCGCGACCCCTCTATGCTGTACTACCAGCACAATCCGCAGTGGTTGGGCGACGGCGCGGTCCTCGTCGCCGACTCCGAGAACGACCGAATCGTCGAACTCCACGAGAACCAATCGACGGGCGAGTGGGAGGCGGCATGGTCCGTCTCGTCCGCGGGCGGCGTCGCCTTCGACTGGCCGCGGGACGCAGACCGGCTCCCGAACGGCAACACGCTCGTCACGGACAGTCGGAACAACCGCGTCGTTGAGGTGAACGAGTCAGGCGGCGTCGTCTGGAGCCAACGGGTCGCCGGAATGCCGTACGAAGCCGACCGACTGCCCGTCGGCGAACAGGTCGGCGCACAACGGTACGGCGACAACGGTGCCGTCTCTGCCTCGACGGCGACGCCCGCCGCCGAGACCAGCGAGCCGAGTAATGCGTCCATCCCGATGTTCAGCCGGGCCTATGCCGCCCTGACCCACGTGTACGTCACTCCCTACTGGGTGACGCCGTGGCACCTCGTGGTCGCCACCGTCGGTCTGGTCGGCGCCCTCGTCGGCGCCGTCCTCTGGTGGCGAGGGTAA
- the purB gene encoding adenylosuccinate lyase produces MDDLPRADPLSAVSPLDGRYAGRTEPLVPYASEAALIRARVRVEAEYLLALAELDATPLSLSPAERETLRSLYEEFDAEDARLVKRLETEGAAGYSATNHDVKAVEYFLRTETPERVHPWIHFGLTSEDVNNLAHRLLAKPAAEEVLVPAATEVRDELVELAREYRDTPMLARTHGQPATPTTFGKEMAVYAARLGRQLGRVREAAASLSGKLAGASGTYAAHVAAYPDVDWRAFSREFVTGLGLEHTALTTQVNPCDDLAALFDALRGVNNVLLDLDLDVWLYVSDRYLGQEAAAGETGSSTMPHKVNPIDFENSEGNLSKANSDLTFLADYVTNSRLQRDLSDSTVKRNVGAAFGHCLIGYGKAATGLRKVVPNEQVMREELDAHPELVGEAVQTILRREGDTEAYERVKDLTRGRDVTIEDFRDLFEELDVSESVREELRALSPSTYVGLGDELVDELDDA; encoded by the coding sequence ATGGACGACCTTCCGCGGGCGGACCCCCTCTCGGCCGTCTCCCCACTCGACGGTCGCTACGCGGGCCGAACAGAACCGCTCGTCCCGTACGCCAGCGAAGCGGCGCTCATCCGGGCGCGCGTCAGAGTCGAAGCCGAGTATCTGCTCGCCCTCGCCGAGTTGGACGCCACGCCGTTGTCGCTCTCTCCGGCCGAACGCGAGACGCTCCGGTCGCTGTACGAGGAGTTCGACGCCGAGGACGCCCGCCTCGTGAAGCGACTGGAGACGGAGGGCGCGGCGGGGTACTCGGCGACGAACCACGACGTGAAGGCGGTCGAGTACTTCCTGCGGACGGAGACGCCCGAACGCGTCCACCCGTGGATTCACTTCGGCCTCACGAGCGAGGACGTGAACAACCTCGCGCACCGCCTGTTGGCGAAACCGGCCGCCGAGGAGGTCCTCGTCCCCGCCGCGACGGAGGTGCGCGACGAACTCGTCGAACTCGCGCGGGAGTACCGCGACACGCCGATGCTCGCGCGAACGCACGGCCAACCCGCGACGCCGACGACGTTCGGCAAGGAGATGGCCGTCTACGCCGCCCGACTCGGCCGGCAACTCGGACGCGTCCGAGAGGCGGCGGCGAGCCTCTCGGGGAAACTCGCGGGGGCGTCGGGTACCTACGCGGCACACGTCGCCGCCTACCCCGACGTGGACTGGCGGGCGTTCTCCCGGGAGTTCGTGACGGGACTCGGCCTCGAACACACCGCGTTGACGACGCAGGTGAACCCCTGCGACGACCTCGCGGCCCTGTTCGACGCCCTCCGCGGCGTCAACAACGTCCTCCTGGATTTGGACCTCGACGTGTGGCTCTACGTCTCCGACCGCTACCTCGGACAGGAGGCGGCGGCGGGCGAAACCGGCTCCTCGACGATGCCGCACAAGGTCAATCCGATAGACTTCGAGAACAGCGAGGGGAACCTCTCGAAGGCGAACTCCGACCTCACGTTCCTCGCGGACTACGTGACGAACTCCCGCCTCCAACGGGACCTGTCCGATTCGACGGTCAAACGGAACGTCGGCGCGGCGTTCGGTCACTGTCTCATCGGCTACGGGAAGGCCGCGACGGGCCTCCGAAAGGTCGTCCCGAACGAGCAGGTGATGCGCGAGGAACTCGACGCCCACCCCGAACTCGTCGGCGAGGCGGTCCAGACCATCCTCCGACGCGAGGGCGACACCGAGGCGTACGAACGCGTCAAGGACCTCACCCGCGGGCGCGACGTGACTATCGAGGACTTCCGCGACCTGTTCGAGGAGTTGGACGTGAGCGAGTCCGTCCGCGAGGAACTCCGCGCCCTGTCGCCTTCGACGTACGTCGGCCTCGGCGACGAACTCGTGGACGAACTCGACGACGCCTGA